The following proteins are encoded in a genomic region of Aminivibrio pyruvatiphilus:
- a CDS encoding four-carbon acid sugar kinase family protein: protein MDRRYVIIADDLTGANDAGIQFLKAGYSSSVTLDPAALGTLEEDGAAVLDTESRNIPEEEAAALLEKALPHLAPLKGKGIFFKKVDSTLRGNIRAETSVLRDGLGFSLTVFAPAYPGNRRTAVNGLLLLDGVPVAETEMGRDPRKPAATSSLAECLQGKEIAGARQVSLDEIRKGMVPAILERAGFRRNFCFDSETEEDLELIARSVLASVPAEDVLWVGSAGLAGALVSSVRPVLLVVVSLSPRSVLQAGHVIKKGMAAPVPADIGALLSDGPGEAERLAREAAVLLRQGKNVLLTSSLEEQQVKAGRNADAGERICAVLADAVSRILAACGAGGVFVTGGEAAIHVVRALGGRGVSLVGEVEPGIPLVRLIGGPLEGLPLITKAGGFGAPETMERCIGVLSAFRGKKNSKSEVTAGS, encoded by the coding sequence ATGGACAGGCGATACGTCATCATAGCCGATGACCTCACCGGCGCGAACGATGCGGGTATCCAGTTTCTCAAAGCGGGGTATTCCTCCTCGGTGACCCTGGATCCTGCCGCCCTCGGGACACTGGAAGAGGACGGGGCGGCGGTTCTCGATACGGAGTCGAGAAACATCCCGGAGGAGGAGGCAGCCGCCCTCCTGGAAAAAGCTCTCCCCCATCTCGCCCCGCTGAAGGGGAAGGGTATTTTCTTCAAGAAAGTGGACTCCACCCTGAGAGGCAATATCAGGGCGGAGACGTCGGTGCTCCGGGACGGCCTGGGTTTTTCCCTCACGGTCTTCGCCCCTGCCTACCCAGGAAACCGGAGGACTGCCGTGAACGGCCTGCTGCTTCTGGACGGCGTTCCCGTGGCGGAGACGGAAATGGGGCGGGATCCCAGGAAACCGGCGGCCACATCTTCCCTGGCGGAATGCCTTCAGGGAAAGGAGATTGCCGGGGCGAGGCAAGTGTCCCTGGACGAGATACGGAAGGGAATGGTCCCCGCCATCCTCGAAAGAGCCGGATTCAGGAGGAATTTCTGCTTCGATTCCGAAACGGAGGAGGACCTGGAGCTCATCGCCCGGAGCGTTCTCGCCTCCGTTCCCGCTGAAGACGTGCTGTGGGTCGGATCGGCGGGGCTCGCGGGAGCCCTGGTTTCTTCCGTACGGCCCGTACTGCTCGTGGTGGTGAGCCTCAGTCCCAGGAGCGTTCTCCAGGCGGGGCACGTCATTAAAAAGGGGATGGCCGCTCCCGTTCCGGCAGACATCGGCGCTCTTCTCTCCGACGGTCCCGGGGAGGCGGAGCGCCTGGCCCGGGAAGCTGCGGTCCTGCTCCGGCAGGGAAAGAATGTCCTTCTGACCTCCTCCCTGGAGGAACAACAGGTGAAGGCGGGGCGGAACGCAGATGCAGGGGAGCGCATCTGTGCCGTGCTGGCGGATGCGGTTTCCCGCATCCTGGCGGCGTGCGGGGCAGGCGGGGTCTTTGTCACCGGCGGCGAGGCGGCCATCCATGTGGTCCGGGCCCTCGGGGGCAGGGGCGTCTCCCTGGTCGGCGAGGTTGAGCCCGGCATTCCCCTGGTACGGCTCATCGGAGGTCCCCTGGAGGGACTTCCCCTGATCACCAAGGCCGGCGGGTTCGGCGCGCCCGAAACCATGGAGCGATGCATCGGCGTCCTGTCCGCCTTCCGCGGGAAGAAAAATTCGAAAAGCGAGGTGACCGCTGGATCATGA